One genomic segment of Vibrio sp. SCSIO 43136 includes these proteins:
- a CDS encoding TetR/AcrR family transcriptional regulator gives MARKVGRPSQDIDTREALIHSARELFSIMPYEKVSTRLIAEKAGVNIALIRYYFGSKVGLFETMIRETIAPMKQTIAEMEKEGEQQNFLNIMKTYYSTMGKNPDFPRLIGRTMMMDEDNPQRQMLVDIMTSISMPARSTLDSKLSQAGMLQPGLDPKLSRLSFISLMVFPFLAPPEIMKMHNIELTEEFLEQLLEHNLAFIQRGLLAPMDAGEEHDPKA, from the coding sequence ATGGCAAGAAAAGTCGGACGGCCAAGTCAAGATATTGATACGAGAGAGGCTTTGATCCACAGCGCCAGAGAGCTGTTTAGCATCATGCCCTATGAAAAAGTATCTACTCGGCTAATAGCAGAGAAAGCAGGGGTCAATATCGCACTGATCCGATATTACTTCGGTAGCAAGGTGGGACTGTTTGAAACCATGATCCGAGAGACGATTGCTCCCATGAAACAAACCATCGCAGAGATGGAAAAAGAGGGGGAACAACAGAACTTTCTCAACATTATGAAAACCTACTACTCAACGATGGGGAAGAATCCAGATTTTCCGAGGTTGATAGGTAGAACCATGATGATGGATGAAGATAACCCTCAGCGGCAGATGCTGGTGGATATTATGACCAGTATTTCGATGCCTGCTCGTTCGACATTAGACAGTAAGTTATCTCAAGCTGGAATGCTGCAACCCGGACTAGATCCCAAGCTTAGTCGACTAAGCTTTATTAGTTTGATGGTGTTTCCATTTCTTGCGCCTCCAGAAATTATGAAGATGCATAACATCGAGCTGACAGAAGAGTTTCTTGAACAATTACTAGAGCACAACCTCGCATTTATTCAGCGAGGATTGCTAGCGCCAATGGATGCAGGAGAAGAGCATGACCCTAAAGCGTAA
- a CDS encoding efflux RND transporter permease subunit, which translates to MIRFFSRHPTAANLLMLTLLILGLSSLSSIKRETFPEFSPPFIMAGVVYPGASPQEVEESICVRMEDAVDGLANIVETRCEAVEGSARLVLKLNEKADIGRMLVDVQTQINSINDFPDEIESPVVQELDWNEPVVDIAITADIGWPELKAYAEQLKRTLKLDYGVSLVDVSGFSDHQYRVELDDQAIRQLGLSVADIANQIGRQNIKLPSGAIETAEKNFLIRFDERRTTPEELKTIVVGSAPNGSVIRLGDIATITDRFELDEQKVLFDQHPAAILKVSKNKADDALRIKDRVVEFIEDQQAIAPDGVKLEMTNDISSVLWDRLTMMVKNGWQGIVLVFFVMWLFFSFRYSFWVAAGLPVAFLGGLFLMAQLGLSINIMSLVGLLMAIGIMMDDAIVIAESIAAHLDRGEEIDDAVYKGVSKVLPGVISSFLTTVCIFGSLLFLEGEMGAVLSAVPQVLILVLSLSLVEAFLILPNHLAHSLHKQKNEAKPLRFKAILLEKFEQFRNNQLMTAVGAVVKWRYAFLGSVLALLLASVGLVAGNVVSFVPFPDLDGDIAEARVILPPGSTLAQTEQVVDKLIQSADKLNKEWSENYEQGRVLVEHITSQFNMNSDADESGPHLATVRLDLLGAEERNTLIDEFVDAWREDVGELALPVSLVFKQPTMGPGGRAIEIRAQHDSLEELKAASIEIQDYLNQFDGVTGVLDDMRLGKEEILVKLRPGAETFGVNGQMIASQLRAAFFGQTADEIQVGVENIKIEVQLNKLQAGDLAQLVNFPVITGDGKQIPLGTVAILDFQRNYVRIQRINGLRTISIYADVDNAKASSTAIVNQFQAQEVPVLKSKYPGLRFDFEGQAADSAKTGSSIASGFLLGLFGVFVILSYQFRSYLEPFVVMLAIPLALIGVIWGHFLLGHSLSMPSIMGFVSLAGIVVNDSILLVQYIRHHVDEGDSVYDSVVKASRERFRAVFLTSLTTAAGLLPLLTETSLQAQVIQPLVISIVFGIFASTLLVLFMIPAAYAILADFGVVHKHEELH; encoded by the coding sequence ATGATCCGGTTTTTCTCCCGACACCCAACCGCAGCTAACTTATTGATGTTGACTCTGCTTATCTTGGGATTGAGCTCGTTATCCAGCATTAAACGTGAGACGTTTCCTGAGTTTTCACCACCATTTATTATGGCTGGAGTGGTATACCCTGGGGCATCGCCGCAGGAAGTTGAGGAAAGTATCTGTGTACGAATGGAAGATGCCGTCGATGGCCTTGCCAACATCGTAGAAACTCGCTGTGAAGCCGTAGAAGGATCGGCACGTCTTGTATTGAAGCTGAACGAGAAAGCCGATATTGGACGTATGCTGGTAGATGTGCAAACACAGATAAATTCGATCAACGATTTTCCTGATGAAATTGAAAGTCCAGTGGTGCAAGAGCTGGATTGGAATGAGCCAGTGGTCGATATTGCCATTACCGCAGATATCGGTTGGCCTGAACTAAAGGCATACGCAGAGCAACTAAAACGGACGCTAAAGCTGGATTACGGGGTGTCCTTGGTCGATGTGAGTGGTTTTTCAGATCATCAATATCGTGTTGAGTTAGATGATCAAGCCATTCGTCAGTTAGGCCTGAGCGTGGCAGATATTGCCAATCAGATTGGTCGACAGAATATTAAGTTGCCAAGTGGTGCGATTGAAACCGCAGAGAAGAACTTCCTTATTCGTTTTGATGAGCGACGCACCACCCCTGAAGAGTTGAAGACAATTGTCGTCGGGTCTGCGCCAAATGGCAGCGTAATTCGATTGGGTGATATTGCCACAATAACCGACCGTTTTGAGTTGGATGAGCAAAAAGTACTATTTGATCAGCACCCTGCAGCAATTCTCAAGGTGAGTAAGAACAAAGCCGATGATGCATTGCGCATCAAAGATCGAGTTGTTGAGTTTATAGAAGATCAACAAGCGATTGCTCCTGATGGAGTCAAACTGGAGATGACCAATGATATCTCCTCAGTATTGTGGGATCGTCTTACCATGATGGTTAAGAATGGCTGGCAAGGTATTGTCTTGGTCTTCTTTGTGATGTGGTTATTTTTCAGCTTCCGTTACTCATTTTGGGTGGCAGCAGGTTTGCCAGTCGCCTTTCTTGGTGGCCTATTTTTGATGGCGCAATTAGGGCTTTCCATCAACATAATGTCGCTGGTGGGCCTGTTGATGGCGATTGGTATCATGATGGATGACGCCATCGTGATTGCAGAATCGATTGCTGCTCATTTGGACCGAGGCGAAGAGATCGACGATGCCGTCTATAAAGGCGTGAGTAAGGTATTGCCGGGGGTCATCTCATCATTTCTGACCACTGTGTGTATTTTTGGCAGCTTACTCTTCCTTGAAGGGGAGATGGGGGCGGTGCTCAGTGCGGTGCCTCAAGTCTTGATTTTGGTGCTGAGTTTAAGTCTGGTTGAAGCCTTCTTGATCTTACCTAACCACCTTGCTCATTCATTGCATAAGCAAAAAAACGAAGCTAAGCCGCTGCGTTTCAAAGCGATACTATTGGAGAAGTTTGAGCAGTTTCGAAACAACCAATTGATGACTGCAGTGGGCGCAGTGGTGAAGTGGCGCTATGCCTTTTTAGGTTCAGTGCTGGCACTGCTGTTAGCCTCTGTTGGTCTAGTAGCGGGAAATGTGGTGAGCTTTGTGCCATTTCCTGATCTAGATGGCGATATAGCCGAAGCTCGAGTCATTTTGCCTCCGGGATCAACGTTGGCACAGACCGAGCAAGTGGTAGACAAACTGATCCAATCGGCAGACAAGCTAAATAAAGAGTGGAGCGAAAACTACGAGCAGGGCAGAGTGCTGGTTGAGCATATTACCAGCCAGTTCAACATGAACTCAGACGCCGATGAAAGTGGCCCGCACCTTGCGACGGTGAGGCTTGATTTGCTTGGTGCTGAAGAGCGCAATACTTTGATAGATGAGTTTGTCGATGCTTGGCGAGAAGATGTTGGAGAATTGGCGCTACCTGTCTCTCTGGTCTTCAAACAGCCGACCATGGGCCCAGGTGGAAGAGCCATCGAAATCCGTGCTCAGCACGACTCATTAGAGGAGCTTAAAGCCGCTTCTATCGAAATCCAAGATTACCTCAATCAGTTTGACGGGGTAACTGGTGTGCTCGATGATATGCGCTTGGGCAAGGAAGAGATCTTAGTCAAGCTAAGGCCAGGGGCAGAAACCTTTGGAGTTAATGGCCAGATGATCGCAAGTCAGCTGCGTGCCGCATTCTTTGGCCAGACCGCTGACGAGATTCAAGTCGGGGTTGAGAACATCAAAATTGAAGTGCAACTCAATAAACTTCAGGCTGGTGATCTTGCTCAGTTGGTAAATTTCCCAGTGATTACGGGGGATGGCAAACAGATCCCGCTGGGCACTGTGGCGATTTTGGACTTTCAACGTAACTACGTGCGAATTCAGCGCATTAATGGCCTTCGTACGATCAGTATTTATGCAGACGTCGATAACGCAAAGGCAAGCTCGACGGCGATCGTTAATCAATTCCAAGCGCAAGAAGTCCCTGTGTTGAAAAGCAAGTATCCAGGACTGCGCTTCGACTTTGAAGGGCAGGCCGCAGATAGTGCAAAGACAGGTAGCTCGATTGCTAGTGGGTTCTTACTAGGACTATTTGGCGTGTTCGTTATCCTCAGTTATCAGTTCCGCAGTTACCTAGAGCCATTTGTGGTGATGTTAGCGATCCCTTTGGCACTGATAGGGGTGATTTGGGGCCACTTCCTGCTAGGGCATTCATTGAGTATGCCAAGTATCATGGGCTTTGTTTCCCTTGCAGGCATCGTGGTTAACGACTCCATTTTGTTGGTGCAGTACATTCGTCACCATGTCGATGAAGGGGATAGCGTGTATGACTCGGTGGTAAAAGCCAGTCGTGAGCGATTCAGAGCAGTATTTTTGACCTCTCTGACTACCGCAGCGGGTTTGTTGCCACTGTTGACGGAAACCAGCTTGCAAGCTCAGGTTATTCAGCCGTTGGTGATATCGATAGTGTTTGGCATATTTGCTTCAACTTTGCTGGTGCTATTCATGATCCCGGCCGCTTACGCCATTTTGGCTGACTTTGGTGTGGTGCATAAACATGAAGAACTGCACTAG
- a CDS encoding phosphatase PAP2 family protein, translated as MRTFDSIVRVDCAFSSLCLHNRFYRPIAKVARWVSRSGDGHLYACLGVMAWLFGAEQGQWFLYAGLLAFALELPIYWLTKNTIKRRRPEQLSAQFVSYITPSDRYSLPSGHTAAAFIMAALIEHFYPTFGSAALGWACLVGVSRIVLGVHFLTDVVVGAALGLGCAAIAIQLLAL; from the coding sequence ATGCGTACATTTGATTCTATCGTGCGTGTTGATTGCGCATTTTCATCTCTGTGTCTTCATAACCGTTTTTATCGCCCAATTGCCAAGGTGGCTCGTTGGGTTTCTCGTAGTGGTGACGGTCATCTCTATGCTTGTTTAGGTGTCATGGCTTGGCTATTTGGCGCAGAGCAGGGACAGTGGTTTTTATACGCAGGACTGTTGGCTTTTGCGCTTGAGCTGCCCATTTACTGGCTGACCAAAAACACCATTAAACGCCGACGTCCAGAGCAGCTCTCAGCGCAATTTGTCTCTTACATCACTCCGTCTGACCGTTACAGCTTGCCATCAGGGCATACTGCCGCAGCATTTATCATGGCGGCGCTTATCGAGCATTTTTACCCAACTTTTGGTAGCGCTGCTTTGGGCTGGGCGTGTTTGGTTGGCGTCTCTAGGATAGTACTTGGGGTCCACTTTTTAACAGACGTGGTTGTCGGTGCTGCTTTGGGCTTGGGCTGCGCTGCGATAGCCATTCAATTACTCGCTTTATAA
- a CDS encoding long-chain fatty acid--CoA ligase, producing the protein MAKLDFHIVKCIRERMAQGGASSALKHKVDNQWQSISWKEFGEFTDSLSRALIAQGIGVQDKIGIFSNNMPRWTIADIAALQVRAVTVPIYPTNTAAQAAYIIDNADVKVLFVGEQPQLDAAISTFEECSQLELIVAMTDDIDLHGHTAAMHWNDFIALGQQDTQQELDLRLEQANYDDLLTLIYTSGTTGQPKGVMLDYANIAAQLEGHDQRLELGRDDVSLAFLPLSHVFERAWTFYVLYNGATNCYLQDTMQVRDALGEVRPTVMCAVPRFYEKIFSAIHEKVSKAPMIRKMLFTWAVNMGAKMAACEQEGRKPSLLLKRSHKLADKLVMSKLRALLGGRIRFMPCGGAKLDETIGRFFHAIGINVKLGYGMTETTATVSCWDDGNFNPDSIGTSMPGAQVKIGENNEILVKGPMVMRGYYKLPEETAKTFDAQGFLKTGDAGHIDENGNVFITDRIKELMKTSNGKYIAPQAIEGAIGKDHFIEQIAVIADTRKFVSALIVPCFDSLEEYAKELNIKYHDRMELIRHSQVVEMFDKRLVELQGELAKFEQVKKFTLLPKAFSMDKGELTPTQKLRRKVINDRYQDEIEEMYQDKKNEAK; encoded by the coding sequence ATGGCTAAGTTAGATTTTCACATCGTAAAATGTATCCGTGAGCGTATGGCTCAAGGTGGCGCTTCAAGCGCTTTGAAACACAAAGTGGACAACCAGTGGCAGAGCATTAGCTGGAAAGAGTTTGGTGAGTTTACTGATTCACTGTCTCGAGCACTGATTGCTCAAGGCATTGGTGTTCAAGATAAAATCGGTATTTTCTCCAACAATATGCCACGTTGGACCATCGCTGATATCGCTGCGCTGCAAGTGCGAGCGGTGACTGTGCCTATCTATCCGACCAATACCGCTGCTCAAGCGGCTTACATTATTGACAATGCCGACGTGAAGGTGCTGTTTGTTGGTGAGCAGCCACAACTTGATGCCGCTATCTCTACTTTCGAAGAGTGCAGCCAGCTTGAGCTGATTGTTGCTATGACCGATGACATTGACTTACATGGCCACACTGCAGCCATGCATTGGAATGATTTTATTGCATTAGGTCAGCAAGATACGCAGCAAGAACTTGATCTTCGTTTAGAGCAAGCAAACTACGACGATCTTCTTACCCTGATTTACACCTCAGGCACGACTGGCCAACCAAAAGGTGTGATGCTTGATTACGCTAACATTGCGGCGCAACTAGAAGGCCACGATCAGCGCCTTGAGCTTGGCCGTGATGATGTATCTTTGGCATTTTTGCCATTGTCACACGTATTTGAACGCGCATGGACTTTCTACGTCCTTTATAACGGCGCAACTAATTGTTACTTGCAAGACACTATGCAGGTACGTGATGCCCTGGGTGAAGTCCGTCCAACAGTAATGTGTGCGGTACCTCGTTTCTACGAAAAGATCTTCTCAGCTATTCATGAAAAAGTGTCTAAAGCACCAATGATCCGCAAGATGTTATTTACTTGGGCGGTGAATATGGGCGCTAAAATGGCCGCCTGTGAGCAAGAAGGGCGTAAACCTTCACTGCTGCTTAAGCGTAGCCATAAATTAGCCGATAAATTGGTCATGAGTAAGCTGCGAGCGCTACTAGGTGGCCGCATTCGTTTTATGCCGTGTGGTGGTGCTAAGTTAGACGAAACCATTGGCCGCTTCTTCCACGCAATCGGTATCAACGTTAAGTTGGGTTACGGCATGACCGAGACCACAGCTACGGTATCGTGTTGGGATGATGGTAACTTTAACCCAGACTCTATCGGTACTTCGATGCCGGGTGCTCAAGTGAAAATCGGCGAGAACAATGAGATTCTGGTCAAAGGCCCAATGGTGATGCGTGGTTACTACAAATTGCCGGAAGAAACTGCAAAGACATTCGATGCACAAGGCTTTTTGAAAACCGGTGATGCAGGCCATATCGATGAGAATGGCAATGTCTTCATTACTGACCGTATTAAGGAGCTGATGAAGACCTCGAACGGTAAGTACATTGCGCCGCAAGCGATCGAAGGTGCTATCGGCAAAGACCACTTTATTGAGCAAATTGCTGTTATTGCTGACACGCGCAAGTTTGTTTCGGCATTGATTGTGCCTTGCTTTGATAGCTTGGAAGAGTATGCGAAAGAGCTAAACATTAAATATCATGATCGAATGGAGCTTATTCGTCACAGTCAAGTGGTTGAAATGTTTGATAAGCGCTTGGTTGAACTTCAAGGTGAGCTGGCAAAATTTGAACAAGTGAAGAAGTTTACTTTGCTACCGAAAGCATTTTCGATGGATAAAGGTGAGTTAACCCCAACGCAAAAACTGCGTCGTAAGGTGATTAATGACCGTTATCAAGATGAAATCGAAGAAATGTATCAAGATAAGAAAAACGAAGCGAAGTAA
- a CDS encoding MJ1255/VC2487 family glycosyltransferase: MRILYGVQGTGNGHIARARAMAKAFNNLEGVDVDFLFTGRERDKYFSMDVFGDYQVRQGLSFITHQGKVDVYKTYQKNSLYRLWKEIREIDLSPYDLVISDFEPVSAWAAKRQNVTCIGLSHQNAFKYDVPIKDATWYDKWLIDHFAPSNMHIGLHWFHFDQQILPPIIDTPPHAPIQAHEQQILVYLPFESLDDIEELLVRFSNYQFVCYHPEVSQAYSQEGIDFYPLDRDGFQRHLHSCSGVIANGGFELPSEALSLGKKLLLKPLHGQFEQQTNVATLEELGLAMGMTELDPSIVRHWLQEPQAEPTHYPDVAQALADWIASGNWDSQQQLWDSLWANVCFPSYVALSN; this comes from the coding sequence ATGCGAATTTTGTATGGCGTGCAAGGGACAGGTAATGGTCATATCGCACGAGCGCGAGCAATGGCAAAAGCATTTAACAATCTAGAGGGTGTTGATGTCGATTTCTTGTTTACCGGTCGAGAGCGAGACAAGTACTTTTCAATGGATGTATTTGGTGATTATCAAGTACGTCAAGGGCTCAGTTTTATCACTCACCAGGGCAAAGTTGATGTTTACAAGACGTATCAAAAAAATAGTCTCTATCGTTTGTGGAAAGAGATCCGTGAAATTGACCTATCTCCCTATGACTTAGTGATTTCAGACTTTGAACCGGTATCGGCGTGGGCCGCAAAGCGTCAAAACGTTACCTGTATCGGCTTAAGTCACCAAAATGCGTTTAAGTATGATGTACCAATCAAAGACGCCACATGGTACGACAAATGGCTGATTGATCATTTTGCCCCATCCAATATGCATATTGGTCTGCATTGGTTCCACTTTGATCAGCAGATCCTGCCACCGATCATTGATACGCCGCCTCATGCCCCAATCCAAGCTCACGAGCAACAAATCCTAGTGTATTTGCCATTTGAATCGCTTGACGATATTGAAGAGCTACTGGTGCGGTTTTCTAATTATCAGTTTGTTTGTTACCACCCAGAAGTGAGTCAGGCTTATTCTCAAGAAGGCATCGATTTCTATCCACTCGACCGTGATGGATTCCAGCGTCATTTGCACTCGTGCAGCGGTGTCATTGCCAATGGTGGCTTTGAACTGCCTTCAGAAGCCCTGAGTCTGGGTAAGAAGTTGCTCCTCAAACCATTGCATGGTCAGTTCGAACAACAAACCAATGTCGCTACGTTGGAAGAGCTTGGGCTTGCTATGGGAATGACGGAACTCGATCCTTCTATAGTACGCCACTGGCTTCAAGAGCCTCAGGCTGAACCCACTCATTACCCAGATGTGGCCCAAGCACTGGCAGACTGGATCGCTTCAGGTAACTGGGATTCACAGCAGCAATTGTGGGACTCACTTTGGGCAAACGTTTGCTTTCCAAGTTACGTGGCATTATCAAATTAG
- the leuO gene encoding transcriptional regulator LeuO has product MSNRNVSNQAVAGYRMESTLRGVDLNLLTVFDAVMQEQNITRAAHNLGMSQPAVSNAVARLKNMFNDELFMRHGRGIQPTQRARQLFGPVRQALQLIRNELPCSIFSPESSSRLFRLVVCSPCDMRFAANIMNSVAEQAPGIKLTVDSDVDSLLSEKMRYQEVDFVINYARFEEQGYSSTEIFSDELVVVASKNHSRIGDSISLEELRSESHATLSRVNGMRSFSEQAYRDLECHSAYQGSSLSNILYVVGQSELITIAPRWLVEQSNELHDVKILELPTENRYISGYLSWHESSEKDKAHIWMRDQLMMICGETIAAAR; this is encoded by the coding sequence ATGTCGAACAGAAATGTTTCAAATCAAGCTGTAGCTGGTTACCGAATGGAATCGACATTACGTGGAGTGGATCTTAACCTTTTGACTGTTTTTGATGCAGTAATGCAAGAGCAAAACATCACCCGTGCTGCGCACAACTTGGGTATGTCTCAACCTGCAGTAAGTAACGCAGTGGCGCGTCTTAAAAATATGTTTAACGACGAGCTATTTATGCGTCATGGCCGTGGTATTCAACCAACTCAACGTGCTCGTCAGCTTTTCGGTCCTGTTCGTCAAGCGCTTCAATTGATCCGTAACGAACTGCCTTGCTCTATCTTTAGCCCTGAGTCGTCTTCACGCCTGTTCCGCCTAGTCGTTTGTAGTCCATGTGACATGCGTTTTGCTGCTAACATCATGAACTCTGTTGCGGAGCAAGCACCTGGTATCAAACTGACGGTTGACTCTGACGTTGATTCATTGCTGAGCGAAAAAATGCGTTATCAAGAAGTCGACTTCGTGATCAACTACGCACGTTTTGAAGAGCAAGGCTACTCAAGCACAGAGATCTTCTCAGATGAGCTAGTGGTGGTTGCTTCTAAGAACCATTCTCGTATTGGTGATAGCATCTCTCTTGAAGAGCTACGTTCTGAAAGCCACGCAACTCTATCTCGCGTTAATGGTATGCGCAGCTTCTCTGAGCAGGCATACCGCGATCTTGAGTGTCACTCTGCTTACCAAGGCTCGAGCTTGAGCAACATCCTTTACGTTGTTGGTCAATCTGAACTAATCACAATTGCACCTCGCTGGTTGGTAGAGCAATCGAACGAGCTTCACGATGTGAAGATCCTTGAGTTGCCAACTGAGAACCGCTACATCTCAGGTTACCTAAGCTGGCATGAGTCTTCAGAAAAAGATAAAGCACACATCTGGATGCGCGACCAATTGATGATGATTTGTGGCGAAACTATTGCCGCTGCTCGCTAA
- a CDS encoding HlyD family secretion protein gives MTLKRKLLFFPALAIGIILLVMAVKLRPQPPTKPAADRSRLVEVIEMQPVEIAPKVVGFGKVAPKFEWKAIAEVSGKVIYRHPQLEKGRLLKAGTEVLRIDPLDYELKLAQAQADLNSSNTQLAKIDLEQSNLKSTLSIEKSRLFIAKKELERKQNLRQKGLTSQSDVDQQNQSYLSQQKLVQDMENQLKLFPDERKVAQAQVKVNQSRVKEAQRSLDKTTVTLPEDLRIAEVDVELDQVVNLQQTMIVGHGVETMEVEAQLAIHDMRILAASFKHNGSTAQPQLSSIKAQVELSSGNSSAIWAAKVARISETVDSNQATVGVILEIEQDYSQLDPSNRPPLVNGMFVKAEIEGNAEAQWVIPERALHGERIYLMENNRLKFLTVEVLYRRDDQVVISAELKEGDKLIINDLLPAIEGMAIREQDMQGANT, from the coding sequence ATGACCCTAAAGCGTAAACTGTTATTTTTCCCAGCTTTGGCTATTGGGATTATTTTACTTGTGATGGCAGTAAAACTTCGTCCACAGCCGCCAACTAAACCTGCGGCTGATCGCTCTCGATTGGTTGAAGTGATTGAGATGCAGCCTGTGGAAATAGCGCCGAAGGTGGTTGGGTTTGGCAAGGTTGCGCCGAAGTTTGAGTGGAAAGCTATCGCAGAGGTAAGCGGTAAGGTCATTTACCGTCATCCACAACTTGAGAAAGGCCGTTTACTCAAAGCGGGCACTGAGGTGCTGCGAATTGACCCTCTTGATTACGAATTAAAGTTAGCGCAAGCGCAGGCCGACCTAAACTCCAGCAATACTCAGCTGGCTAAAATCGATCTTGAACAAAGTAACTTGAAAAGTACCCTCAGTATCGAGAAAAGCCGCTTATTTATTGCTAAGAAAGAACTAGAGCGTAAGCAGAATTTGCGCCAAAAAGGCTTAACATCTCAGTCAGATGTTGATCAGCAGAACCAGTCTTATCTTTCGCAGCAGAAACTCGTTCAGGATATGGAGAATCAGCTAAAACTCTTCCCTGATGAAAGAAAAGTGGCACAAGCGCAAGTGAAAGTGAATCAATCTCGTGTCAAAGAAGCGCAGCGTTCGCTAGACAAAACTACCGTGACACTTCCAGAAGATTTGCGCATTGCTGAGGTCGATGTGGAGTTAGACCAAGTGGTCAATTTGCAGCAGACCATGATAGTTGGTCATGGTGTGGAAACGATGGAAGTGGAAGCTCAACTAGCGATTCACGATATGAGAATCTTAGCAGCAAGCTTTAAACATAATGGCAGCACAGCACAGCCGCAACTCTCTTCAATTAAGGCTCAGGTTGAGCTTAGTAGCGGAAACAGTTCTGCCATTTGGGCGGCGAAAGTGGCCAGAATCAGTGAAACGGTGGACTCAAATCAAGCGACGGTTGGAGTGATCTTAGAGATAGAGCAGGATTACTCTCAGCTTGACCCGAGCAATCGCCCACCGCTAGTCAATGGCATGTTTGTTAAGGCAGAAATCGAAGGAAATGCAGAAGCACAATGGGTGATCCCTGAACGAGCACTGCATGGTGAGCGCATCTATTTAATGGAAAATAACCGCCTAAAATTCCTGACAGTAGAAGTGCTATACCGTCGTGATGATCAAGTAGTGATCTCTGCCGAACTTAAAGAAGGTGACAAGCTGATCATCAATGATCTATTGCCTGCGATCGAAGGTATGGCGATACGCGAGCAAGATATGCAGGGAGCAAACACATGA